The following proteins are co-located in the Aquarana catesbeiana isolate 2022-GZ linkage group LG02, ASM4218655v1, whole genome shotgun sequence genome:
- the GPR84 gene encoding G-protein coupled receptor 84 has product MNDSDSNFSCYHPSIVEYRYFAVTWGIIVTLVGTLGNVLTVIAFALDKKLQTRFNLLIINLTLADILYCLFLQPFSVDSYLHLYWRSGATFCRVFGMLLFVSNSVSILNLCLIAVSRYILITNSKLFDRIFSRLGTTLIMLCTWVIGFASFAPLWPVFVLVPKVCTCSFHRIKGRPYTTILMGFYFVVGLGCVGVFYYLIHRKVKSAAKALNQYKLGNAKKVKSSDSGVNSSVVGKFHDLEDSGVDTAASSEVISEHLSSSKATNTSSSTDYVKSVPAPQPKDTGSDFKKVTRMCFVVFLFFVISYIPFMLLNIFDAKNKAPQVLHMIAANLTWLNSCINPILYAAMNRQFRDAYKRVLFLVINKFRRT; this is encoded by the coding sequence ATGAATGACTCTGATTCCAATTTTTCCTGCTACCATCCATCCATTGTGGAGTATCGTTACTTTGCTGTGACATGGGGTATTATTGTGACTTTGGTGGGGACACTTGGCAATGTGCTGACAGTAATTGCGTTTGCACTAGACAAAAAGCTACAAACTCGCTTCAACCTACTCATCATCAATCTGACTTTGGCGGACATCTTGTACTGCTTATTTCTGCAGCCCTTTTCAGTAGACTCATACCTCCACCTTTACTGGAGAAGCGGAGCCACCTTCTGCAGGGTCTTTGGAATGTTGTTGTTTGTATCTAATTCGGTATCCATTCTGAACTTGTGTCTTATTGCTGTTAGTCGGTACATCCTCATTACCAACAGCAAACTGTTTGATCGAATATTTTCCAGACTGGGCACAACTCTTATCATGCTGTGCACATGGGTGATTGGGTTTGCAAGTTTTGCCCCCCTTTGGCCAGTCTTTGTCTTAGTGCCCAAGGTCTGCACCTGTAGCTTTCATCGTATAAAAGGCAGGCCTTACACCACCATATTGATGGGATTTTACTTTGTGGTGGGCCTAGGATGTGTTGGGGTCTTTTACTACCTGATTCATCGTAAAGTAAAATCTGCTGCCAAGGCTCTTAATCAGTACAAACTCGGCAATGCCAAAAAGGTGAAATCAAGTGATTCTGGAGTGAACTCAAGTGTGGTTGGCAAGTTTCATGACCTAGAAGACAGTGGAGTGGATACTGCAGCATCTAGTGAGGTAATCTCAGAACATCTTTCATCCTCAAAGGCTACTAACACCTCAAGTTCTACTGATTATGTGAAATCAGTACCTGCACCACAGCCAAAAGACACTGGGTCAGATTTCAAAAAGGTCACCCGTATGTGTTTTgttgtgtttctcttttttgttATCAGCTATATTCCATTTATGCTGCTCAACATTTTTGATGCCAAAAACAAAGCACCACAAGTGCTTCACATGATTGCTGCAAATCTGACGTGGTTAAATAGCTGCATCAACCCTATACTCTACGCAGCCATGAATCGCCAGTTCCGTGATGCTTACAAAAGAGTTTTGTTCCTTGTCATTAACAAATTCAGAAGAACGTAA